A stretch of DNA from Fibrobacter sp. UWB13:
AAGATTCGCCTGTTGCACCACCCGGTCTGGGGCGAAAAGCTCTCCATCTCGACGTGGGCAAAGGACATCATCAAGGACAAAGTTTGTCTTAAAGATTATTCCATTCTCGATGCGCAGGGGCATTCCATCGCGCAGGCGACTTCTTCGTGGCTTTTGGTGAACATGAAGACCGGCAAGGCAGAAAACCCGGCCAACGCACCGTACCCGATTCCGCTCATTCAGGGCAAGAACGCGCTCCCCGAAATGATGGAAATTTTGGACCCGCAAGTCGACCCGCAAATTATAGCGACAGAAATTGCAAAGTATAGTGACTTGGACATGAACAAGCATGTGAACCACTGCCGCTATGTGGACTGGGTGACAAACTCGCTCGACCCGCAGGAACTCAAGAGCCGCAGGATCCGTTCAATACAGATAAACTACATTTCACAGATCCCGCTCGGCGGCAAGGTGAACATCGTGCGTTTCAAGAACACGAACCATCACGCGTATATTTTTGGGACGAATGCCGACGACATGACGCAATGTCACTTCCAGGCGCGCATCGGTTTTGCGGACTAGAACATAGTCGGAAGTAGACAGTAGGAAGGAAACGCAATAGGAAACGTCCCGTGTCATCCTGAGCGGAATGCCGCTAGGCATGAAGTCGAAGGATCCAGAACATTTACAACAACGCATTTTTCAGCAAGCGTTCTTCGACCTCGAAGGCGCTTGGTTTGTCTTTGGGCGTGAGGCGTTTGCCTGTGCCGTAGAGGTGCTGCATCATCTCTAAAAGCGTGTATTCGCGATCGAAATAGCCGATGTCCGGGTTCGGGCAAATGGTAACCGGTTCGCGAGTGCGAGCGGGCTGCGAGCCACGAGCGACGGCAACACATTCCGGCTGGTAATGGAGCGATGGACTTTTTTCGCGGATTTCTTCGCGGCCGGCATTCCCAAGGAATCGGCAGATGCATTCACGCGAAAGCGTGACACGGCGAAGCTTGTCGTATTTTTTGCGAATTACCGCCATTGAATTTTCACAAGCATTAGCGGCACTAGATTCTCGCGACCTTTCATGATTTTCATCTGCATGGTGCGACTGCATTTTGCATGCCTCGATATCTTCTTGTTCAAGCTTGTCAATTTCAGCGAGACGGTGCATCACGTACTCGCGAGACGCCATGCAAATGGGATGGTCAAAGCCGGGGATGTTTTGGCAAAGGTAATGCTGGCGACACGGGAATCCGGGCTTCAATTCTGGGCTCCCGGACTTTTCAGATTCTGGAGCAAAGTATTCCTGAATTTTCTGCTCACAAATTCTTGCCGCCGTCGATGTTTGCAGATTCACGAACGGGATGCCAAGCGGTGATGCATGACTGATGCAAACATCTTCGGGCTTTGCGCTCGCAAGCAATCGACGCGTTTCCTTATCGACGCTGGTCGCCTGCGGTACAAGCAAGAACGGAGTCCCCACACCCACGCCATCAATCCCGAGCGACAAGACTTGAGCAATGTCTTCGGGAGCGCAAAGCCCGCCCTGCGCGGTAATCCGCGCAGGCGACGGCGGCGGGAGAATTCCCTGCACTGGGACGTTTGCAGCAATCATCGAGCGCGTGGTTTCAAAAAGTTCTTTGCGCTTTTCGACAAATTCCCGGACAACATCGAGCAACAACTTCTTCGATTCAAAAAACGCATGACCGCCACAATTCACGCCCGATTCAATGCGGTATTCGTAAACTTCCAGGCCCTTCTTTGCCAAATAGCGGCCCTGAATGAGTGCCGAGCGGTAATCCGAGACTTTCAGGATAATCTTCTTTTTCGGAGGTCTTTTGCCCGTCCTGTAAAAGTCCTTGCATTTTGCAATTTCTTCGAAAACGGACAAGTTCACGCCCGCGCTGAGCACAAGTGCTCCCGACACCTTTGAAGCGGCAAAGCCGCGAACCGCATCAAAAGCAGCCTCGTCGTGATTGAGACCGACCATGATATTCGCCTGGATTTCGCCCGGTTCCATTTTCTCGGTAAGAGCCGCCTCGGCTGCAATGCGGGCAAGTCCCGTCTTTGCAAAAATGCCATCGTATTCCACACGGAGTCTGGAATCCAGCGGGAGCATCAGAAAATAAAGGTCCTTGTCGCTACCGCCATCAAAGCGGCACGCACAAAGACGTGTAAACTTGCGTTCTACTTCGTCTGCAACAAAGTCCAAATACGAACGGATGCGCCCAATGCGGGTTGTCTGCGGAGAGCCTAAATCAAGCCCCAAGCGTTCTGCATAAGCCATGCGGTATTCTTCGAGGAGGCCATCATCCACAAGCGAAATCACCGACGTGATTCCCAAATGCGCTACACGAATCGGCGTATCTGCCGTATAGCAAATGCCCATCACCGGGATGTGAATTTTATGAACCATAACCCTCGAAAACCTCGCGAATACCCAAAATGCGATGAAAACAATATAAAAAATAACTGGATCCTTCAGTCACTTCGTTCCTTCAGGATGACGAGTGCGGAATGACATGCTCATTCAGGATGACGAGATGGCGATTCCCGCTCGGTGGCGGGAATGACACATTCCCCTACGGTACAAGCACGCCCATGCTTGGGGAGAGTTCAAAGCGGACGGAACCTTGCAAATCGGTGCGGTAAAGTTTCGTAGAATCCCCAAGCACCAAGTTCAGTTTACGTACAACAGATGGTGCGGGATGCCCATAGCTATTCCCAGCCCCGACACTCACGAACGCATACTTCGGCGACACCTGCGACAAGAAGCTTAGCGTATTGCTCCCCGCCGAACCATGATGCGCCACCTGCAAAAGTTCCGCCGAAAGCGTCGGATTCATCTCAAGCACATGGCGCTCGCCCACCGAATCCAAGTCGCCCGTCAAAAGCATTTTGCTTGCGCCAAACTTCCCGAGCAGCACCACACTCGCGCGATTCTCGCCCACGCGCAAATAGCTCGCCGGCCACAGCACTTCAAAGCCATTACCCCCACCCCCAAAACTTACGTTCTCGCCTCGCAATAGCGTATCCACCGGCGTTCCAAGCGCTCTCGCCACCCGCAACACACTATCACGAAAGAACGCGCCCGCCGTATCCGGCCCCACGTACAGACGCCGCACAAAAACGCCCCGCCCCGCAAGCTCCAAAAATCCGCCAATATGATCCCGATGGTTATGGCTCAGCACCACCCAATCGAGCGTATCGACACCACGCGCCAACAGCGAATCCACCACGCCGACCGAATCGGGTCCGAAATCGTACATCGCATAGCGCCCGCCATATTCGAGGAGCACCGCAAGCCCCTGCCCCACGTCAATCGCCGTCGCATGCATCGACATTTCACCCTCCGCCGACCCGCTCACGTACATGCAGCCGTTAATCACCGCCGCGACAATCAAAATCCAAAAAAGCTTCATAAGCGTCCTTTTTTAACTGTTCCTGCTTATATAACACGCTTTTTTCGCGATTTTGGTCCGAATTTTCTCTCGCAAAATTCAACTTTTTTACAAAAAGACCATTTTTTATTATCTTTACTACTAATTGAGGTCTCTATGCAATTACCTAAGTACAAAAAGAAGAAACGCATCAAGCTCAAAGTCTGCCAGGAACCCGGCTGCGGCCGTGAATTCTGGGGTCACCCGATCGCGAAGTACTGCGAACTGCACCGCGACATCAAGCAGCGCCAAAAGCAAAAGAAGGATATCGAGAACATCGAATCCAAGAACATCATTTTCCGCCACAACTACACGGAAGCCATGGACTTGGAATTCAAGTGCTGCCTCGAAGGCTGCAACAACACGTTCACGATCCGCATGTTCCCGAAGCAGTACGTGTACCCGCGCTTCTGCATGGAACACAGAAACGACTTCAAGCGTGCAAATTTCCTCCGAATCATGCAGAAAAAGTAGTCGCCACGCACTAAAAACAAATTTTTTAGAAAAAAGTTGTTGCCATCCCTTGAAATTTGGGATGGCTTTTTTATATTTGGTCTCGCTACATGGTGGATGTAGCTCAATTGGTTAGAGTCCCAGATTGTGATTCTGGATGTTGCCGGTTCGAGTCCGGTCATCCACCCGAAAAAGACCTTGCGAAAGCAAGGTCTTTTTTCATTTCACGCGCATATTTCGCGAGCTTTCGGGCATCCCGCACCCGCAGCAGCGTCAACCGCCCACGAACTTGAGCGCGAGCATGGTAATGTCATCGAACTGCGGGGCGTCGCCCACAAATTCATCAATCCTGGACTTCACGAACGGGCAAATTTCGGCAGGTTCCAGGTCGCCCGCATCACGGAGCGTCTGCAAGAGCCGCTCGTCGCCAAACAGATTCTCGTTCGCATCCGTCGCCTCGGTCACGCCATCCGTGTACAAGAAAATCGTATCGCCCGGATTCAGCTTGAGCGTCTGGCGCTTGTAACGGGTCCCTTCCATCGCGGCAATCACAAGCCCGGGCTTGCTCTTAGCAAACTCGACCGTACCGTCTGCACGGCGGATCGCCGGCGGGTTATGCCCCGCACATGCAAATTCAACTTCGCCAGTTCGCAAATCAAGAACTCCCATCCAGACCGTGACGAACATGTTGAGGTAATTGCGGAACGCCAAGCGGTCATTCACAACGTTGAACGTATCCACCACCGAAGTACCCGCGAGCAAAACACTCTTGAGCATCGAGCGCGCCGACATCATGAGGAGTGCCGCCGGAACGCCCTTGCCCGACACGTCCGCAATCAAGAAGGCAAGCCTGTCTTTATCGACCTTGCAGAAGTCATAGAAGTCGCCACCCACCGCCTTTGCAGGCAAAATAAACGGAGAAAGCAAATGGCGGGCATCCTTCACGCCCTCGTCATCATCGCTACGCGCAAGCAACCCGAGCTGGATTTTGCGAGCCATTTCCAGTTCGCTCGCCACGCGTTCGGCACCCTTCTGCTTTTCAATATTTTCCTTGAGCGAATCACGCATGCGACCAAACGCATCGGCGAACTCCGCAATTTCGTCCTTGCCTTCAACTGGCGGAATCTCCACGTCAAAGTCACCCTGGCCCAAACGTTTCGCTACCCCTGCAAGCGCCTTGAGCGGTCGCGTCACGCGGCTCGAAATCACGAGCACCAACACAATCATCAAGATATAGCTTGCCAAGCCAAGGATGCCAAGCACCGACGCCATCTTACGTTGTTTTGCAAAGAATTCATCCGCAGGCCACACGACGCCGAAAATCCAGCCGTCCACCTTCATGTGCGAAAAATAGATGCACGCCTTTTCGCCACTAAACGTCTTGCCGAGCAAAAGTCCGCTGCGCAAATCGCGGACCGCACTCTCAAAAGCAGACAAGCCCGCCTCATGACCCTTCGCCAGCGAATGGAGCGATTCCTTGAAAACCCATTCATCGCGCGGATGCGCCACAAACCTACTTTCCGCAGAAAGGATAAACGCATATCCCGAGTTTTCAATATTTATCGAGGAGACCGCATCGCGCAAGAACGAGACAAAAATATCAAGCCCGACAACGCCCTTGAATTTCTTAGAACCGTCGGGAAGAGTCTGGTAAAAAGGCATCGCATAAAGCGCCACCGGCTGGTCCGCATAGACGCCAATAAACGGTTCGTACCACTGGCCCTTGCCCGTTTCGATGGACTGTTTGTACCAAGGCATTTCACGGTAGTCCTTCACCTCCATGAGCTTGCCCTCGAGACCGTGACCCGTGATGCGCATGAACTCGCGACCGTTCCGTTCGGGCTCGTAGGCGATAAACAGCGCAGATGCAATCGGATTTTTCTCATGGGTGCGAACGTATTCTGCCGGTAAAAACTCCTCGATATCCTTCTTGCTCAAGTCGCCACGTTCGAGCATCGCCACAATGTTTTTTACAACCGCGGCGTTATCTTCAAAGATATTGTCGATGGAAGACACGTGCTTTTCACTGATTTCCTGACCACGTGCCATGATGAGTTCCGACATCCTCGAGCTGACCTGCTGCTGAAGCATAAAAATCATCGCGACAAAGATCACCGTGATGCCGAGCAATATCAAAACAGTCTGTTTAAACGCAAGACTGTGAAAATTCAATTTCATCAAAACCCCTCGAATACCCCAATGAGAACCTTTAAGCAAACATATATTTTTTGAGGGGAATATCAACCCATGATTTTAAACCATGGGAGCTATATCACACAAAAAGCAAAAACCGGCCACAAGGACCGGTATTCATATTCACGAAAACGAGTTAGCATTTATGCTTTCGCCAACTCCATATCCTTCTTGATTTCACGAACAAGATACAAAGGGATATCCGTCACTTCAGCGACTTCTTCAGGAGACATATTTCTAGCAAGCATTTTCCTTGCAATTTGCTCCTGCTTGGAAAACACTGCCATAGACTTATCAAAATCGCTCATATCTACAGTCATAAGATACCTCGAACTAAAATTACTCAATTTGACCTCACTTTGCAATATCTTGAAAAAAAGACCCGCAGGTTATTTAACCCACGGGTCTATTGAATCGTCAATCAAAAATTAGCGAACTATTTTTTCAGGAGCATCACTTTTTCGGTCGCCTTGCCGTTCACTTGCAGCACGCCGATATAACGACCACGAGACAGGTTTTCGACGGAGCGAGTTTCAAAATGCGTACCGGCAGAACGTTGTCCAAGATCAAGCAATTTCACCACTCGACCTTGCATGTCGATGAGCGAGAATTTCACCGCAGCAGCCGCAGGGATTTCAAAACGCACGGCGATGTCACCGCCTTGGAACACAGCACCGAGGGAATGCATCACCACGACATTGCGAACGCGAGCACCCGTTGTTTTTTCAATATCGATTTCTACCTTGGCAATTCTGCTCCAGAGCGTATCGGAATCGAAAAGCACACCCACTCGGTAAGAGACGATATACGTTCCGTAAGGAGCTTTTTCGTTTTCCAGAGAATCGAGCAAGACCTCACTTGCAGAATCCAGCTTAAGCACCTTTTTCGCCGCAGAATCCATCACGAAGGCGTTTTTAAGCAGTTCGGCGCGGATATTCTCCGCAAGAGGCTTTTCGCTATAGAAAAGTTCCCCATTTGAAACAACCGGCGGATTCAGCATGTTACGAAGCAGCGGGTAGCTCACGCCCTCGGTGATGTACCAAACCGAGTCAAAGTTGAATGCTGCGAAAGACTTCTGCATTTTCATCTGTGCATCGGACAAACCCTTTCCTGTCATCAGCGAATCGCTGCAGGCTTCGGCTAAATAGTAATACTCATCCGAGGGATTCGTTCTTTTAGGCAAGCCATTGCAGAAATGGATTCCGTCTTTATACGCGCTTCCAGAAGCGTATCCTCTTACCTCTGCATCATTGCCGTTGATTTCGGCAAAGCCAAAACCATAGTACGGTTCTATAGAAAGCACATCACCCGTTGAATAGCAGTCTTCTATTACAGACTGGTTGTTATCGACAAAGCCGCCCGTGCCTTCGACATTTCCTGTAGAATAAGATTGCCGGATGGTTCCATCGTTTCCGCCGACAAAGCTAGCGGCTCTATACGCATTTCCGGTCGCAAACGAGCGCAAAACCAAGCCCTTGTTCTGGCCAACAAAAGCTCCAGAATAGCTGAATGTTCCCGTTCCCTCAGCGTTTCCGGTGGCATAGCATTCCGAAATAGTTGTTTCGTTCAAGCCGACCAAGCCGCCGACATAATGATCTCCAACAACATCAACGGATGCATGCAGTCCCTTCAGTCCCTTGCCGTAAGCCTTAGCAATCAGGCCACCTACGTAGAGGACTCCTTTTGCATTGATAACGCCCGACGCCGTAGAATTATTGACCGTTCCGCTATCGACTGCGACAAGGCCTGCAACGCCTTGCACGTTATAATATACCGAGATTTCCCCACCATCTTCGTAATAAATGGAGAAACCTTCTGAAGATGATTTCTGTCCAGATACATCGACATTCACAGAGCTCTTATCAATCGTTCCACCAGGAGCATTTAACCCGGCAATGCCACCTACGAAGCCAGAGTTTTCCTTTACGTTCGCCTTAACAGAAACATTCTTGATGGTTCCCCAGTTCAGCGCGGCAACACCGGCGGCACTTGCACCCCCAATCCACTGCGCATCGATTTTGGCATTGGCAATGGTTCCGTAATTCAAGTGTGCAAAGCCAGATACGAGTCTGCCACCATTGATTTTTCCTTTAACCGATACATTCTCGATGGAACCATAGTTCCTGAACACGAACCCCGCACTTTGATAAACACTGTCCATCACAATGTCGACATCTACATTCCGGATAGCACCATGGTTCACCGTAGCAACGCCACCTATTTTCATTCCAAAGTCTTCGCGACCGACAGAATAGCCCTTGAAAGACAAACTATCTACGATTGCAGACTGCGCAACAGTATCGATAAATCCAATTGCCTTATGATCCTTATCCCAAAATCCCGTAAACAAGCTGTCGATGCTATGACCGCCACCATGGAATTCGCCGGTAAAAGCACCGGTATCCTGTTTTGCGTAACCGCCAAGGACAACACCGTAACAGTTGCAGAATTCTTCCAACACATCGTACTTACCAATAGGCTTGAATCCTGTTCCACCGACAGCAAAACGTTCATCCGTCCTGGAAGCAGTGGCATCGATATCGTTAGCCAAGCGATAAACGGCCGACAACTTGTATTTTCCGAATCCGATTGATTTCAAGTCTCCGTAGGTCTTGATCAAGAACGGGTCTTTTTCCGTACCGGAACCGGCCATTTTCATCATGGTCTGATCCACAGCCTGATTCGGATAAATCTTTTCCTTCATTGTCTTGGATATATAGTAAGGCTTAGTCAGCCACGACAAATAGGGATAAGTCGAATCTGCTGCGATCTTCCAGGTTGAATCGAAATCCCAGCCTTCGTAGTTTTCCTTCTTGACCATCTCTGTTGTATTGCGGAGATCCCCCGCAGCCGTCGTATTAACATACCAGAGTGTCGTATCATAATAGACCGAGGTGTAGGTCGACTTGTTGTCAGAGCCCGCAAGGCCACCCCATTTAGAATCGCCTACGACTTGACCTGCGGCAAACGAGTTCTTCACAGTCGCATTGTCCGAATAGCCCGCCAAGCCGCCGACATTCTTTGTTCCCACGATATTTGCAATCGAATAGCAGTCCGCGACACTCGCCTCGCCCAAAAAGCCCACGAGACCGCCCACGTTTTCCTTGCCCGAGACCAGGAATCTAGAAGCGCTCCTCACGACAGAGCCTGCAGATTTCTTACCGGCAAGAGAGCCAACGTAATTTTCGCCAGAAACATCATACTTGATAAAGATGTTTTCGACCGTAGCACCATTATCGACACCGGCCAGGACGCCGACATAGTTCTTACCACGGATGGCACCCCTAGTACGCGCAGGTCCATACGAATAGCTTTCTCCAAGATACGAAGCCGTATCAAAGACAACATTGCTTACCTTGGCACCCTTCGCCAGAGCCCGGAAAAGTCCCACCGAATCTTCGTCGGGGCGATTGATATTCAAGCCCGCAATTATCTTGTTGTTACCGATAAAGACACCGCTGAATTTTCCAATCGGTTCAAAGCCCTTACATACAGTACTGTCGGCATTGCAATTTTCCTTGAACGAAGCCGTAGCATTGATATTGCCCATCAGCTTGTAGTAGGCATCAAGGCCGTATTCATATTTGCCGACATACTTGAGATCATCGTATTTATAAATTCTATAGGGATTCGTTGCAGTCCCCGCTCCGGCAAGCACATTGACCGTCCCGTCATCCTTGAGCGTTCCCGGAAGCAGAGGTTCCATCCCCTTGAAGTACGGGTAAGAAACGCCTTCCTGGATAGTCCATACATTTACAAAGTCATAACCCTGGAACGTTCCCTGTTTCAGCATCTCCACGGTTGTCTTGCCATTTCTATCGTAATCAGCAAGAGTGCTATCGAAGAAGCAAGTGTTTGAATCCAAGGAACTGGAAAGCGAAAAGCCGGCAAATCCCCGTCCATCCGAAGCCTTGATCATACTCGCAGAATAGACACGATAGATGCTTGGCGAATAGGAATCGACGAAACCGACAACGCCACCGACACGTTCATATCCCTTAATGACATTGATAGAAAAACCGTTTTCCAACCTAGTAGAAGCATCGCCTATCAAGCCGCCAACATACGTTGTTCCCTTAATGTTTCCAGTAGTGCCAACGACATTAATGCTATCACCTACAGCCACCCCAATCAAGCCGCCAACAGACGACTCACCTTTGACATCGCCATTGAACGACACGACATTATGGATTAAAGACAAGCGTGCTTCGCCAGCCAAGGCGCCCACACACCAAGAGCCGACCACCTTCGTATTTTGCAGAGTCAAGTTTCGGACTGTCGCACCTTCCATATAACCGAACATTCCCGTAAAGTCGCGATTCGGCTCATCAATCGTCAGATTCTTGATAACATGATTTTTACCGTCAAACGAGCCCGTAAAAGCACGTACGCTGTCGCCAATCGGTTCAAATTTCAAACCCGAAGCATCGATATCCTTTGTCAATTCGTAATTAGCTATTAGCGGATAGGCAATGTCATTTCCGATTTTCTGGAGTTCAGCAAAAGTCGAGATTTCAATCTTGTTGGGAACTGCCATATAACTTGAAGTCCCCCAAACCGTATCGCCCTTGTTTACGACACCAATTCGGTAACCGAAATAGAGCGAATCTCTCCTAAGCGTCTTGCTATTCTCAGTAGAATCTATATTATCGCTCCATCTCGCCCAGCCAAGCCATTTACCGACAAGTTCGCCCTCCACATCGAAAAGCGAAGCAATCTTCGGAGTCTCTTGCCATTTCGGAGCTGATGTCGGAACCGCAACCGGAATCGGAGATTTTTTCATAAAAGGATTATTCACCAAGTAGGGGAACGATTTACCTTCATCAATGTTCCAATAGCGAATAAATTTCCCTGTAGGGCTATAGCAATAACCTAAATGCACATAGTAGTCGCAAGTGTCAGTACCGTCAATGACATATTCATCATAACCTAAAGTATCCCAGCCCGCAAACGACGCAAATTTCATCATTTTTGCGGTCGTTAAGCCTGTGCCACCCGCACTCGTATCAAGTCCCGAAATCTCGGTATTCCAGTATGAACCCACAACCGCATCGGATGCACTTCCGACAAGTCCACCAACGTGGCTATTTCCCTGAACGACATTTGCCGCATATGAATATTGAGCCGTTCCGTTACCCACAAGGCCACCCACATATTCATCGCCACGAACCGTACCCATCGCAAAAGAGTTTGCCACCCCGCTACTTCCGCCAATACCGCCAACATAACGTTCGCCTTCGACGGATCCAAGTGCATAAGAAGCGTTTACAAAGCCGCCATTGCCGACAATTCCACCTACTTTATCACCAAAGTAATAAAAACCATAATGCATCAAGTCCATTGTCGAAACACATTCATTGATATCGCCTTTGGAATATCCGACAATACCGCCGACATCATCTACGTCATCCTCCCAAGGAACAATCGTACCACTAGAACGCGACTGATAAACATTACCGGTCAAATATCCGACAATACCACCCACATCCTGATCCAAAATAATGATATTCACATCGGCTTCTGCATGGGCAACATCCATATCTGTTTCACCGACAATGCCGCCAACTCTTTGCGAGCCCTTGATGTCACCTTGGAACGAGACATCTTCGAGAACAGCTTTATCATTGTAGCGTTTCGTACCCTGACCGACAATACCACCCACATAATTTTGCCCTTGGACAAAGCCGTTCGTCACATGCACATTCTTGATAGAGCCCATCTGCTTGGCGGCAACACTTGCTACAAAATTCGATTCTGTTACGCGACCGGTCACATGAATACGGTCGAATTTCAAGTTAGAAACAGAACCACCCAAATAAGAGATAAATGCAACATCATTTTCACACGGGAGCCAAATGGTCAAGTTGTTAATGGTATGGTTCTTTCCGTCGATATTACCCCAGAATATAATGCTATCGGCGGCATCCTTGTTTTTTCCGATGGGAATGAATCCATTGCAGCCGTCTTCGTTGCACATCTCGTTTTTCGAAGCCGAAGCGTCGATATCCTTCGTCAAGACGTAATCCGAAGAATAGAGATAAGCGCCCTTGCCTATCGCCTTGAGGTCTTCGTAGTCTTCGATTTGGAACGGTTTACTTGCGGAACCGTCGCCTTTCATGGTGCCGTTAGCCGCAAAAGAGTGAATCGCAAATAGCGATAAAACAACAGTAAAAATGAATTGCGGTTTCATATTTTTCCTCATAGGTTCAAATAACATAAAAGCTCCTAGTTTTTAAGGCAACGGACCGAATAGGATTCATCCTTTGCTGAATTGAACGTAGTCAG
This window harbors:
- a CDS encoding SpoIIE family protein phosphatase produces the protein MKLNFHSLAFKQTVLILLGITVIFVAMIFMLQQQVSSRMSELIMARGQEISEKHVSSIDNIFEDNAAVVKNIVAMLERGDLSKKDIEEFLPAEYVRTHEKNPIASALFIAYEPERNGREFMRITGHGLEGKLMEVKDYREMPWYKQSIETGKGQWYEPFIGVYADQPVALYAMPFYQTLPDGSKKFKGVVGLDIFVSFLRDAVSSINIENSGYAFILSAESRFVAHPRDEWVFKESLHSLAKGHEAGLSAFESAVRDLRSGLLLGKTFSGEKACIYFSHMKVDGWIFGVVWPADEFFAKQRKMASVLGILGLASYILMIVLVLVISSRVTRPLKALAGVAKRLGQGDFDVEIPPVEGKDEIAEFADAFGRMRDSLKENIEKQKGAERVASELEMARKIQLGLLARSDDDEGVKDARHLLSPFILPAKAVGGDFYDFCKVDKDRLAFLIADVSGKGVPAALLMMSARSMLKSVLLAGTSVVDTFNVVNDRLAFRNYLNMFVTVWMGVLDLRTGEVEFACAGHNPPAIRRADGTVEFAKSKPGLVIAAMEGTRYKRQTLKLNPGDTIFLYTDGVTEATDANENLFGDERLLQTLRDAGDLEPAEICPFVKSRIDEFVGDAPQFDDITMLALKFVGG
- a CDS encoding acyl-[acyl-carrier-protein] thioesterase, with amino-acid sequence MEPEVTTKNFEVRFSDCDHHSRLKLSNLFLFMEETAIADAEQNGFGIWKMMKAGYTTVITRLKIRLLHHPVWGEKLSISTWAKDIIKDKVCLKDYSILDAQGHSIAQATSSWLLVNMKTGKAENPANAPYPIPLIQGKNALPEMMEILDPQVDPQIIATEIAKYSDLDMNKHVNHCRYVDWVTNSLDPQELKSRRIRSIQINYISQIPLGGKVNIVRFKNTNHHAYIFGTNADDMTQCHFQARIGFAD
- a CDS encoding ComEC/Rec2 family competence protein, with translation MKLFWILIVAAVINGCMYVSGSAEGEMSMHATAIDVGQGLAVLLEYGGRYAMYDFGPDSVGVVDSLLARGVDTLDWVVLSHNHRDHIGGFLELAGRGVFVRRLYVGPDTAGAFFRDSVLRVARALGTPVDTLLRGENVSFGGGGNGFEVLWPASYLRVGENRASVVLLGKFGASKMLLTGDLDSVGERHVLEMNPTLSAELLQVAHHGSAGSNTLSFLSQVSPKYAFVSVGAGNSYGHPAPSVVRKLNLVLGDSTKLYRTDLQGSVRFELSPSMGVLVP
- a CDS encoding GLUG motif-containing protein, with translation MKPQFIFTVVLSLFAIHSFAANGTMKGDGSASKPFQIEDYEDLKAIGKGAYLYSSDYVLTKDIDASASKNEMCNEDGCNGFIPIGKNKDAADSIIFWGNIDGKNHTINNLTIWLPCENDVAFISYLGGSVSNLKFDRIHVTGRVTESNFVASVAAKQMGSIKNVHVTNGFVQGQNYVGGIVGQGTKRYNDKAVLEDVSFQGDIKGSQRVGGIVGETDMDVAHAEADVNIIILDQDVGGIVGYLTGNVYQSRSSGTIVPWEDDVDDVGGIVGYSKGDINECVSTMDLMHYGFYYFGDKVGGIVGNGGFVNASYALGSVEGERYVGGIGGSSGVANSFAMGTVRGDEYVGGLVGNGTAQYSYAANVVQGNSHVGGLVGSASDAVVGSYWNTEISGLDTSAGGTGLTTAKMMKFASFAGWDTLGYDEYVIDGTDTCDYYVHLGYCYSPTGKFIRYWNIDEGKSFPYLVNNPFMKKSPIPVAVPTSAPKWQETPKIASLFDVEGELVGKWLGWARWSDNIDSTENSKTLRRDSLYFGYRIGVVNKGDTVWGTSSYMAVPNKIEISTFAELQKIGNDIAYPLIANYELTKDIDASGLKFEPIGDSVRAFTGSFDGKNHVIKNLTIDEPNRDFTGMFGYMEGATVRNLTLQNTKVVGSWCVGALAGEARLSLIHNVVSFNGDVKGESSVGGLIGVAVGDSINVVGTTGNIKGTTYVGGLIGDASTRLENGFSINVIKGYERVGGVVGFVDSYSPSIYRVYSASMIKASDGRGFAGFSLSSSLDSNTCFFDSTLADYDRNGKTTVEMLKQGTFQGYDFVNVWTIQEGVSYPYFKGMEPLLPGTLKDDGTVNVLAGAGTATNPYRIYKYDDLKYVGKYEYGLDAYYKLMGNINATASFKENCNADSTVCKGFEPIGKFSGVFIGNNKIIAGLNINRPDEDSVGLFRALAKGAKVSNVVFDTASYLGESYSYGPARTRGAIRGKNYVGVLAGVDNGATVENIFIKYDVSGENYVGSLAGKKSAGSVVRSASRFLVSGKENVGGLVGFLGEASVADCYSIANIVGTKNVGGLAGYSDNATVKNSFAAGQVVGDSKWGGLAGSDNKSTYTSVYYDTTLWYVNTTAAGDLRNTTEMVKKENYEGWDFDSTWKIAADSTYPYLSWLTKPYYISKTMKEKIYPNQAVDQTMMKMAGSGTEKDPFLIKTYGDLKSIGFGKYKLSAVYRLANDIDATASRTDERFAVGGTGFKPIGKYDVLEEFCNCYGVVLGGYAKQDTGAFTGEFHGGGHSIDSLFTGFWDKDHKAIGFIDTVAQSAIVDSLSFKGYSVGREDFGMKIGGVATVNHGAIRNVDVDIVMDSVYQSAGFVFRNYGSIENVSVKGKINGGRLVSGFAHLNYGTIANAKIDAQWIGGASAAGVAALNWGTIKNVSVKANVKENSGFVGGIAGLNAPGGTIDKSSVNVDVSGQKSSSEGFSIYYEDGGEISVYYNVQGVAGLVAVDSGTVNNSTASGVINAKGVLYVGGLIAKAYGKGLKGLHASVDVVGDHYVGGLVGLNETTISECYATGNAEGTGTFSYSGAFVGQNKGLVLRSFATGNAYRAASFVGGNDGTIRQSYSTGNVEGTGGFVDNNQSVIEDCYSTGDVLSIEPYYGFGFAEINGNDAEVRGYASGSAYKDGIHFCNGLPKRTNPSDEYYYLAEACSDSLMTGKGLSDAQMKMQKSFAAFNFDSVWYITEGVSYPLLRNMLNPPVVSNGELFYSEKPLAENIRAELLKNAFVMDSAAKKVLKLDSASEVLLDSLENEKAPYGTYIVSYRVGVLFDSDTLWSRIAKVEIDIEKTTGARVRNVVVMHSLGAVFQGGDIAVRFEIPAAAAVKFSLIDMQGRVVKLLDLGQRSAGTHFETRSVENLSRGRYIGVLQVNGKATEKVMLLKK